From a single Rhodococcus qingshengii JCM 15477 genomic region:
- a CDS encoding fumarylacetoacetate hydrolase family protein has protein sequence MKLATVEYEKTQQTALVTGSGEQLLLLERAHHDVTGKPAPELETMQTIIEGGPAARETLDRLADEPPASAIVDAGDVRWMSPLPQPVQIRDFGCFMDHFRNARARIQGVALEDVELPKIQLERPLYYIANRLAVTGHKSDVVWPEYSSLRDYELEFACVLGRGGTDISRADAPAHIFGYTIFNDFSARDTQLEEISTGLGLSKSKDFSNANVLGPWIVTADEVGDPYQLEMTARINGDEVSRGTSADMDHRFEDVISFASTSTRLYPGEVFCSGTVPSGCGLEHGRFLEPGDVVELEVTGLGVLRNRVVA, from the coding sequence GTGAAACTTGCGACCGTCGAATACGAAAAGACTCAGCAGACGGCTCTGGTGACGGGCAGCGGCGAGCAACTGTTGTTACTCGAGCGAGCTCATCATGATGTGACGGGAAAACCGGCTCCAGAACTGGAAACCATGCAAACCATCATCGAAGGTGGTCCGGCGGCACGGGAGACCCTGGATCGGCTCGCAGACGAGCCGCCGGCAAGTGCAATCGTCGACGCAGGTGATGTGCGCTGGATGTCGCCGCTTCCTCAGCCGGTCCAGATCCGAGACTTCGGCTGCTTCATGGATCACTTCCGCAACGCTCGCGCCCGAATTCAAGGGGTCGCACTCGAGGACGTCGAACTGCCGAAGATCCAGTTGGAGCGCCCGCTGTATTACATAGCGAACCGATTGGCGGTGACCGGACACAAATCTGACGTCGTGTGGCCCGAGTACTCGAGCCTGCGCGATTACGAACTCGAATTCGCCTGTGTGCTGGGGCGCGGTGGAACCGACATCTCACGCGCGGATGCCCCTGCGCATATCTTCGGTTACACCATCTTCAACGATTTCAGCGCCCGCGATACTCAGCTCGAGGAGATCTCCACCGGACTCGGTCTCAGTAAGAGCAAGGACTTTTCGAACGCGAATGTCCTCGGGCCCTGGATCGTGACGGCCGACGAAGTCGGTGACCCCTACCAACTCGAGATGACCGCGAGAATCAACGGAGACGAGGTGAGCCGAGGAACCAGCGCCGACATGGACCATCGTTTCGAGGACGTGATTTCGTTCGCTTCGACTTCCACGCGGCTGTACCCGGGTGAAGTCTTCTGTTCCGGCACCGTGCCGAGTGGATGCGGCTTGGAGCACGGGCGGTTCCTGGAACCGGGAGACGTAGTCGAACTCGAGGTCACCGGCCTCGGTGTATTGAGGAATCGAGTGGTGGCGTGA
- a CDS encoding thiolase family protein yields the protein MSGEVMVLGVGATLFGRHADTAASELAGRAAIDAVEDAGLTRGDVGAVFYATVSQKAIDRQHMIPGQISLRPYGFGGVPVVNVENACAGGATALWLAIAHVRAGLSEVALAVGVDKLVCSDPARSLEVFDGALDVAHRDETLAGLASLSAPLPDALGSQGERSVFMEIYASLARAHMERFGTTEFELASVAAKNHAHSVHNPRSHFRKPFSVEEVLAARRVAWPLTVPMCSPVSDGAAAVIVTSADFARRHDSSRRAAQVLGCSLVSGTDRTADDVESHIGRRAAMGAYEEAGVGPGDVDVAEVHDATAFGEVQQVENLGFCPIGEGGAWSASGASSLGGVRPVNPSGGLESRGHPVSATGLAQVFELVTQLRGQAGRRQVPGARIAVAENGGGLYGIEEAVAAVTILGGPR from the coding sequence GTGAGCGGCGAAGTCATGGTTCTCGGTGTCGGCGCGACTCTCTTCGGGCGGCACGCGGATACCGCGGCCTCGGAATTGGCGGGGCGTGCGGCGATCGATGCCGTCGAAGACGCGGGCCTGACCCGCGGTGACGTCGGTGCGGTCTTCTACGCGACAGTCAGCCAGAAGGCGATCGACCGGCAGCACATGATCCCAGGCCAGATTTCCTTGAGGCCATACGGTTTCGGGGGAGTCCCGGTCGTCAATGTCGAAAATGCCTGCGCCGGCGGCGCGACTGCACTCTGGCTGGCGATCGCCCACGTTCGCGCCGGTCTGTCCGAGGTCGCGTTGGCGGTCGGGGTGGACAAGCTGGTGTGCTCGGATCCGGCTCGAAGTCTGGAGGTGTTCGACGGTGCACTCGACGTTGCGCATCGCGACGAGACGCTCGCGGGCCTTGCTTCGCTGTCCGCTCCGCTGCCGGATGCACTCGGATCGCAGGGTGAGCGGTCGGTGTTCATGGAGATCTACGCTTCTCTTGCCCGGGCGCACATGGAGAGATTCGGAACCACCGAGTTCGAGCTCGCGTCCGTAGCAGCCAAAAATCATGCGCATTCCGTGCACAATCCGCGGTCGCACTTTCGCAAACCCTTCAGCGTCGAAGAGGTGCTTGCCGCAAGGCGAGTCGCGTGGCCTCTGACAGTTCCGATGTGCTCGCCCGTCAGTGACGGTGCAGCGGCGGTCATTGTGACCAGTGCGGACTTTGCTCGAAGGCACGATTCCTCTCGGCGGGCGGCGCAGGTACTCGGTTGCAGCTTGGTGTCAGGCACGGATCGGACCGCAGATGACGTGGAGAGTCACATCGGTCGCCGTGCAGCAATGGGCGCATACGAGGAAGCCGGAGTCGGGCCAGGCGATGTGGATGTGGCAGAGGTCCACGACGCCACGGCCTTCGGTGAAGTGCAGCAGGTCGAGAATCTGGGGTTCTGCCCGATCGGTGAGGGCGGCGCGTGGTCGGCGTCCGGTGCGAGTTCGTTGGGAGGCGTGCGTCCGGTCAATCCGTCAGGTGGGCTCGAGTCCCGTGGTCATCCGGTCTCGGCAACGGGACTGGCGCAGGTCTTCGAACTTGTCACGCAGTTGCGTGGACAAGCAGGGCGGCGACAAGTTCCGGGTGCTCGAATCGCGGTCGCAGAGAACGGCGGAGGTCTCTACGGCATCGAGGAAGCCGTCGCCGCGGTCACGATCTTGGGAGGGCCACGATGA
- a CDS encoding AMP-binding protein: MNADIMNDEPMAPGLHVQAGYADLILSALRRRPDHIAFRFTDRNGDRAELTYRQTAEQIERIAGVLSSFALPDGAGVALLAGPCPEAFTVMAAACLAGVRYTALHPLATEENDRMVLKDSGTDLLLVADGQFQVRAEAAQTRVMSLSALESACELGTAGIGSGLGGQGRALYLFYTGGTTGEPKGVMLRDRSLVANAWACTTWEWPAETTMLLTTPMSHAAGLLVAPGLLRGASFELHRSFDPDRVVDAIENGGVTATFVVPTMLYALLDHPRLSDANLSGLNWMLYGAAPIDPTRLEQAGAVFGPILSQHYGQAEAPNALTVLDTREHTDDPAVLGSCGRAMPGVEVVLLDEQGNETATGVPGELCVRGPLVMDGYWNKPEQTAAALANGWLHTGDVARIDESGLISIVDRIKDTIISGGFNVYPREVEDSLGHHPAVAACAVFGVPDSQWGEAVTAAVVLKTGWSVTPDQLIAHVRSHKGPIWAPKEISILEALPLTALGKIDKKALRGASPT; this comes from the coding sequence ATGAACGCGGACATCATGAACGATGAACCGATGGCGCCAGGCTTGCACGTGCAAGCGGGATATGCGGATCTGATTCTGTCGGCGCTGCGACGCCGACCAGACCACATCGCGTTTCGATTCACGGATCGGAACGGTGATCGGGCCGAGCTGACATATCGGCAGACTGCGGAACAGATCGAGCGGATTGCAGGTGTCCTCAGTAGCTTCGCTCTGCCGGACGGAGCCGGCGTCGCCCTGCTTGCGGGGCCGTGTCCTGAAGCATTCACGGTCATGGCCGCGGCGTGTCTGGCGGGCGTGCGCTACACGGCACTCCATCCGCTCGCGACCGAAGAGAACGACAGGATGGTGCTGAAAGACAGTGGTACCGATCTCCTGTTGGTTGCCGACGGACAGTTCCAGGTGCGCGCCGAAGCGGCACAGACTCGAGTGATGTCACTGTCAGCCCTCGAATCAGCGTGTGAATTGGGTACGGCGGGAATAGGTTCAGGCTTAGGCGGTCAGGGTCGAGCTTTGTATCTCTTCTACACCGGTGGAACCACCGGTGAGCCGAAAGGCGTCATGCTCAGGGACCGATCCTTGGTCGCCAATGCCTGGGCCTGCACCACGTGGGAGTGGCCGGCTGAAACCACCATGCTGCTCACTACGCCGATGTCTCATGCTGCCGGTCTGCTCGTCGCACCCGGTCTGCTGCGAGGTGCAAGCTTCGAGTTGCACAGGTCGTTCGACCCGGACAGAGTTGTCGACGCCATCGAAAATGGCGGAGTCACAGCTACATTCGTGGTTCCCACGATGCTCTATGCCTTACTCGACCATCCACGCCTGTCGGATGCGAATCTGTCTGGGCTGAACTGGATGCTTTACGGTGCTGCACCCATCGACCCCACCAGGCTCGAGCAGGCAGGGGCGGTGTTCGGGCCGATCCTGAGCCAGCATTACGGTCAGGCCGAAGCCCCGAATGCGTTGACGGTACTCGATACACGTGAGCACACGGACGATCCCGCAGTTTTGGGGAGTTGTGGGCGCGCGATGCCAGGTGTCGAAGTGGTGTTGCTTGACGAGCAGGGAAACGAGACGGCGACGGGCGTACCCGGCGAGCTTTGTGTGCGAGGTCCGCTCGTGATGGACGGCTATTGGAACAAACCTGAACAAACCGCTGCAGCGCTCGCGAATGGGTGGTTGCACACCGGCGACGTTGCTCGAATCGACGAAAGTGGGCTCATCTCGATCGTCGACCGCATCAAAGACACGATCATCAGTGGTGGATTCAACGTCTACCCGCGCGAAGTCGAGGACTCACTCGGACATCATCCCGCGGTGGCAGCATGTGCGGTATTCGGTGTCCCCGATTCTCAATGGGGAGAAGCTGTTACCGCCGCAGTCGTACTGAAGACGGGATGGTCGGTCACACCCGATCAACTCATCGCGCACGTGAGATCGCACAAGGGTCCGATCTGGGCGCCCAAGGAGATTTCGATTCTGGAAGCGCTGCCGCTCACTGCTTTGGGGAAGATCGACAAGAAGGCACTCCGTGGCGCGTCACCGACCTAG
- a CDS encoding ATP-grasp domain-containing protein has product MTTVLLLTCDGAAREADVESKLVMDALTSYGIASTMAPWSSPSLLDIDADLVLIRSTWDYTQRLDEFLAVLDQLTAPIANPLSIVKWNAHKGYLTELAAAGVPIVPTAVIAAGQSETLTLPSFEGADVIVKPAVSAGAVGVGKFASGSAQAHAHLSSILESGNDALVQPFVSDVVDGERSIIHIGGRYSHAVRKIPAANDFRVQEFHGGTNHLHQPSAAELAVADAALAATPCGPGELLYARVDVVGPVDQPLLMEVELIEPELFLPFAPGSADALARAVVASLGR; this is encoded by the coding sequence ATGACCACGGTTCTCCTGCTCACCTGTGACGGCGCCGCCCGCGAGGCGGATGTCGAAAGCAAACTCGTCATGGATGCTCTCACCTCCTACGGCATCGCGTCGACGATGGCGCCGTGGTCGAGCCCGTCCCTCCTCGATATCGACGCCGACCTGGTTCTGATCCGGTCGACCTGGGACTACACCCAGCGCCTCGACGAATTTCTCGCCGTTCTCGATCAGCTGACCGCTCCGATCGCCAATCCACTCTCGATCGTGAAGTGGAACGCACACAAGGGATACCTCACCGAACTTGCCGCGGCCGGCGTACCTATCGTCCCCACCGCTGTGATCGCTGCCGGACAGAGCGAAACACTCACCCTCCCTTCGTTCGAGGGTGCCGACGTCATCGTCAAGCCTGCAGTGTCCGCCGGCGCTGTCGGAGTGGGAAAGTTTGCCTCGGGGTCCGCGCAGGCCCACGCTCACCTCAGCTCGATCCTCGAGAGTGGCAACGACGCGTTGGTCCAGCCATTCGTCTCGGACGTCGTCGACGGTGAGCGCTCGATCATCCACATCGGCGGACGCTACTCGCACGCTGTCCGGAAGATCCCGGCCGCCAACGACTTCCGCGTGCAGGAATTTCACGGCGGAACCAACCACCTCCACCAACCGTCCGCCGCCGAACTCGCGGTGGCCGACGCAGCACTGGCCGCGACCCCATGCGGCCCCGGCGAATTGCTTTATGCACGTGTGGACGTCGTGGGCCCGGTGGATCAACCACTGCTCATGGAAGTGGAACTGATCGAGCCCGAACTCTTTCTGCCATTCGCCCCTGGATCTGCCGACGCCCTCGCACGGGCAGTTGTCGCGTCACTAGGTCGGTGA